The Balneolaceae bacterium sequence CGGCCCGGAACCATTACTTTTTCACTTGGCTTTGGCCAGTGGGGAAATGGCGCCAGAGATACCGTAGTTGATGGCGATGTGATTAAAGGCGATGAACGCCGGGGCCGTGGTATCCATGCCAATGCCGTGATGGCGGTAGACCCGCATCTTAAAAACACAGCCTTTAGTGATATTGCTGGCGGCAGCGCGGTATTTTACGATACATGGGTGAAACTGGAACGGTATGAAGGCAAACTGGATCTGGCATAAGTCATTCACCAGTTCTAAAATCAGTCGGTCAGGTATCTTTCCCTAACCGGCTAACCATAAATATTAAATAAGTATTATTTAAATGTAGACGACATCCAACAAATGTATTGATTTTTAAAATTATGAGGTACTGCCATGTACACAATTCGATGTAAAGTAGAACTGGCTACGAAATCCATCAATAAATATTTCACTGAGAGGCGAACTGTACCAATCGAAAGAAACTGATATTTTGTTGTATTCTGAATATCGGATACTGTCAGAAAAAGTTTTTCATCATCAATAAATAACTATGATACGAGCCAAAAAGATAAAATTGGACGATCTCAAAACTGAACGATCTGCGGCAATAGCCAAAGCCCTGGGCCACCCTGCAAGGATTGAGATCATAAAAATTTTGATGGAGCAAAATTCTTGTTTTTGTGGTGATTTAGCTGATGTACTTCCACTTGCGCAATCTACTGTATCACAACACTTGAAAGCTCTGAAAGACGCCGGTTTAATTTCTGGGACTGTAGATGGTGTTCGCACCTGCTACTGCCTGAATCCGGATGGAGTCAGTGAACTCGATAACTTATTATCAGAACTATCTTCTAAACTTGTAAAAACCTGCTGCTGACTTATGAAAATCGCCCTTTTTAGTGATATACATGCAAATATTGATGCCCTTAAACCAGTACTTAATGATATCTATAACCGTAAACCTGATGCTGTGTATTGCCTTGGGGATCTTGTTGGATATGCGCCCTATCCAAATGAAGTGATTGAAACGATCAGAGAAAAAGGAATTCCGGTCATTGCAGGAAATTATGACCAGGGTGTCGGATTGAAAAGTGATGACTGCGGCTGCGCTTACAAAAATGAAGAAGATGAAGCCAGGGGTGTTGAATCCATCACCTACACCAATAAGATTATCTCTGAAGAGAATCGAAAGTATTTACGGTCACTTCCCGCACATCTCAGAGTTGAGTTTGGGGTGAATACGGATCCCTGTCATCTGCTGCTTGTACATGGAAGCCCCAGAAAAATTAATGAATATCTTTTCGAAGACCGACCCGATAAAAGCATGATCCGAATGATGGAGAAAGCAAACGCGCATATCATGGCGTTTGGCCACACCCACAAACCTTATTACAAAAGATTGGAAGACAGCGATGGGAACTTTCGCCATGCGATTAATATCGGATCCGTGGGAAAACCGAAGGATGGCGATCCGCGTGCCTGTTATGTGACGCTGGAGTGGGAAGATGACCTGGATTTGTCCCGCTCCAATGGACTAAACGTTGAATTTATTCGTGTGGAATATGATGTTGAAAAAGCAGCAAAAGCAGTTGAAGAGAGTCCGCTCCCCAATCCGTTCGCTGACATGCTCCGTAATGGAGGTTGATTTTTATTGAAACATGCGGAAAAAGGTGCACTCGTTTTATCAAATAAATTTAAGAAGCTGAATTTGAAACCAAAGAACATACGGAATAAAACTACACTGATTACACACCAGGGCGTAATACCTTCATTAAAACTTTCAAAGATCAATAAAAACAGTCCTATGAGTAATATCAAACCTTTTTCGACAAAAAACCTTAACGCTTACTCAGCGGTATTTATCTCGATGACCATCTTAAGTCTCCTGCTTTGGAGCCTCTATCTAGTGATGAAGTACGGCGGATTTGAACTTCAATTCTTCTCCACATATAGCATGGAACTTGTCTTCAGCTTTATAATGGTGATGAGCGGAATGATGATCATGTTTGTTGCTTCTCTGTTGAATTTGAGAAAAATGAGATCGGGCTGGGAGAAAATGGCGAAAGGAGAACAGGATGTAGATATCCCGAATGTTTGGTGCCCGGTTTTGACAACCGCCAAGCAGGCTGCAGAAGAGTTCACAAAAAACAAGATAGACCCAACAAGAATAGAAACTAAAAATTAAAAGATTATGAACAATCAACTATTTTACGACATGTGGAAGATGGGACGAACCCGTTTAACCAATCAGCTGGAAAGCATGAAAAAAGAGGACTTACTGAAACGAGTTCACAGCGATAGCAACAGCGTGGGCTGGCTGATGCGCCACATCGCGGAAGTGGAATTGTTATTTGCCAAGAATGTCTTCGGACGAGAGCTGAAATTAAAAGCTCAAACCATCGGCTCCATTGCCAAAGACCACGGACAGTTTGATGAGCTTGAACCTCTGCTGGAGCTCATAGAAAGAGCGGGAGATGAACTGGGAGCTGCTATTAAAGATATCGAGGATTGGGATGGCGAGGTCACCACGGCCGAGTTTGGCACAGTTACCCGTGCGGAAGCTCTTGGCAGAATAACAACACATACCGCCTATCATGCGGGACAGGTTGCACTTGCAAAAAAGTATGGCGAATAAACAGACCTGTCAGCGTCTGTAGCACAGCGAAAGTCCTGACAGCGTCGAATTTGAGCTATGAAAAAATTCTTTCAGTCATATTTTGAAAAGGAGAACACACAAAATTATTGAGATACTCTTGTTTCAGGATCCGGTACCTTCAAATATTCACATACCACCGGAACAGCAACCTCCCGTGGGCAGAGTTGATGATTTCCCTTTGAACCGGTTAGCGAATTCCGCTGAAAACCTGGGTGAACTCTTAGATCCGCAGTTTTCACATTAAGTGATGAACCATCTCCTGCTTTTTTCAAAGAAGATCGAAACTCGATAATCTCATCACATTCTGTACACTGTATCATAAAAAGGCATAATGATCGTCTTTAATTATTAAAAGTACTGATCGAAATTATTAAAACGACTTCAATCAGCTTGATAATCAATATCATACATTAATATAAGGATTTTTTTCAACCTCGTCTTCATTTCATGAGACTGCAAAACCAAAAAAAGAAATAAGGTTGGATGTCTAAATTATCATCGTAATTTTACGATTGAATAAAACGACCCCTTAAATAATAAGACCAATTAAAAATGAGTAATCAGACCGAGACCAAGACATTAATTGAAGTATACGATCCTGCCATGTGTTGCAGCACCGGAGTGTGCGGACCTGACGTGGACGATTCACTTGCAGATTTTGCAAATGATGTTAAATGGCTAAAATCAAAAGGCGTAGAAGTAAAACGCTATAATTTAGGGCAGGAGCCGGAAGCCTTTAAAGCCAATCCGCCGGTTTTAACAAGACTTCAGAAAGGTGGCACTGAAGTGCTTCCCAATTCATTTTAATGAACGGCGAGATGATGTCGGAAGGTGGGTATCCGGATCGAACTACTCTACTTAAAATGGGCCGGACTTAGAAATGTTAAATGAAGCTTCAAATGAACAAAACGATGGAATCACATAAGTAAAGAGTTTGACTACAGTGAAAAGGTAGATATTCTTGTTGCGATTAGGTGCATCCGTTGCAGCCGGTTGTGAGACTTGTCTAAAATCTCACTTTTAAAGAGGTCAAAAGAAGCTGGGATTGACAAGAACAGATGGCTAAAGCATATGCAAACCGGATTAAAATGCACAACAGGTTCCTGTTTCAGCAACATTATTGAACTATGCAAACAAACTTGTTGGGAGTACCCACGCAGCTCCTGCTAATGGCTGTGCTCCTGGAAGCGGATGTTGTTAATGAAATAAGACCTGTCAGCGTCTGGAGCGGAGCGAAAGTCCTGACAGCGTCGAGAGTTTTACAGATCTCAACGCTGTCAGGTCCCGTGGATGCTCAGGTTGATGGATCATCCCTCTGAGGGCAGAATCAGAACGTGCGCAGCATCAGTTCTGTAATCAGGGTGTGTTCGCGGGATTGGAAGCTATGAATAAGCATTAGACTTTTATCAACGCTTTGAAACACACCCCTCGCTGACTGAATACGCTACGCGTTTTCATCAGCCTTTCCCTCTCAAGAGGGGAATTACTGCCGCAAAGAAATTTCAAAACTTTTACACCAATATCATGAAGAACTTACCACAAATCACACCATATATCTTTTTCACAGGTAAAGGAGGCGTTGGTAAAACTTCGCTTGCAAGTGCAACAGCAGTCAAACTGGCCGATGAAGGCAAAACGGTACTGCTGATCAGCACAGATCCCGCCTCAAATTTAAAAGAAGTTCTCGAAACCAATGTGACCGAGAAAGGTCACGCCGATTAACGGAGTAGAAAATCTGCACGCGGTGAATATCGATCCTGAGATGTCGGCTGAGGAGTACCGAAACCGGGTTACATCCCCCATGGAGGGAATTCTTCCCGAAGAGGAAATCAACAAGATCAGAGAGGAGCTTTCCGGAGCATGCACAACGGAGATCGCGGCATTTGACGAATTTGCCCGATATGTTGCAGGAGATGGAGAGAATCAGCCCTATGATGTGATTATCTTTGATACGGCTCCAACCGGACACACCTTGCGCCTGCTGGAACTGCCGGCTGCCTGGAGTGAATTTATTGAATCGAATCCTGATGGAGCATCGTGTATCGGCCCGTCATCGGCGTTGAAAACCAGCCAGGAGCGCTATCAAAAAGTGGTGGACAGGCTTAAAGATAAGGATGCTACAACCATTTATCTGGTAACCCGACCCGACGCTTCAGCACTTCGTGAAGCGGATCGATCAGGACAAGAGCTGAAGGAGATGGGATTGGCGAGTCAGCTGCTTCTCATCAACGGCTATTTTGAACCGGTGGATGAATCGGATCCGTTTGCCCAAAAAATGAAGGCGATGGCTGATGAGATACTGGAAAATATGCCGGAACGCCTCAAAGAGATGAAACAGATGGTATTTCCGCTTCGTCCTTACAACCTGCTTGGTATCGAGAAATTGAGAAAAGTGTTTGAACCGCTTGATAAAGAAGAGATTAAAAATAACAGCGGATCTATTTTGACAGAAGATCACGAGAGTGATTTTCCCGGCCTTGAACAGATGGTGGAAGACATCATCGACGATAAAGATCACGGCCTGGTAATGACGATGGGGAAAGGTGGTGTCGGTAAAACGACAATTGCAGCAGCCATCGCGCTTCGGCTCGCTCAAAAAGGCTATCCGGTTCATCTCACTACAACCGATCCGGCTGCACACCTGATGGATCACATTGGTGATCTGAAGCTGCCTGAAAATCTGGAAGTCGACCGGATTGATCCGCACGCCGAAAAGCAGGCCTATATCGAAAAAGTGCTGAAGCAGAAAGGAAAAAACAAAACAGACGACGAGCTGAAGCTGCTTCGGGAAGATCTGGAGTCGCCATGTACGGAAGAAGTTGCAGTATTTCAGGCGTTTTCTAAAGCCATTCATCAGGCGAAACGGAAGTTCGTGGTTGTAGATACAGCGCCCAACCGGACACACCCTGCTGCTGCTCGACACCACCGGAAGCTATCACAAAGAGGTGCTGCGAAATACCCATATGGATGCGGATAAACTGAAAACCCCGTACATGTATCTTCAGGATCCGGACTATGCGAAACTGATTATTGTATCATTGCCTGAGACGACACCGATTACGGAAGCTGCAAAACTTCAGGATGATCTCAGAAGATCCGGCATTGAGCCTTACGCATGGGTGGCTAATCAAAGTATGTCGGCCACGGTTGTAAATGACCCGCTCTTAAAGCAAAGAGCTGCGGCCGAAATTCCACTTTTGGAAAAAATGGATAA is a genomic window containing:
- a CDS encoding metalloregulator ArsR/SmtB family transcription factor; translated protein: MIRAKKIKLDDLKTERSAAIAKALGHPARIEIIKILMEQNSCFCGDLADVLPLAQSTVSQHLKALKDAGLISGTVDGVRTCYCLNPDGVSELDNLLSELSSKLVKTCC
- a CDS encoding metallophosphoesterase family protein, which codes for MKIALFSDIHANIDALKPVLNDIYNRKPDAVYCLGDLVGYAPYPNEVIETIREKGIPVIAGNYDQGVGLKSDDCGCAYKNEEDEARGVESITYTNKIISEENRKYLRSLPAHLRVEFGVNTDPCHLLLVHGSPRKINEYLFEDRPDKSMIRMMEKANAHIMAFGHTHKPYYKRLEDSDGNFRHAINIGSVGKPKDGDPRACYVTLEWEDDLDLSRSNGLNVEFIRVEYDVEKAAKAVEESPLPNPFADMLRNGG
- a CDS encoding DinB family protein, producing MNNQLFYDMWKMGRTRLTNQLESMKKEDLLKRVHSDSNSVGWLMRHIAEVELLFAKNVFGRELKLKAQTIGSIAKDHGQFDELEPLLELIERAGDELGAAIKDIEDWDGEVTTAEFGTVTRAEALGRITTHTAYHAGQVALAKKYGE
- the arsD gene encoding arsenite efflux transporter metallochaperone ArsD; protein product: MSNQTETKTLIEVYDPAMCCSTGVCGPDVDDSLADFANDVKWLKSKGVEVKRYNLGQEPEAFKANPPVLTRLQKGGTEVLPNSF
- a CDS encoding ArsA-related P-loop ATPase, whose product is MKNLPQITPYIFFTGKGGVGKTSLASATAVKLADEGKTVLLISTDPASNLKEVLETNVTEKGHAD
- a CDS encoding TRC40/GET3/ArsA family transport-energizing ATPase, producing MNIDPEMSAEEYRNRVTSPMEGILPEEEINKIREELSGACTTEIAAFDEFARYVAGDGENQPYDVIIFDTAPTGHTLRLLELPAAWSEFIESNPDGASCIGPSSALKTSQERYQKVVDRLKDKDATTIYLVTRPDASALREADRSGQELKEMGLASQLLLINGYFEPVDESDPFAQKMKAMADEILENMPERLKEMKQMVFPLRPYNLLGIEKLRKVFEPLDKEEIKNNSGSILTEDHESDFPGLEQMVEDIIDDKDHGLVMTMGKGGVGKTTIAAAIALRLAQKGYPVHLTTTDPAAHLMDHIGDLKLPENLEVDRIDPHAEKQAYIEKVLKQKGKNKTDDELKLLREDLESPCTEEVAVFQAFSKAIHQAKRKFVVVDTAPNRTHPAAARHHRKLSQRGAAKYPYGCG
- a CDS encoding ArsA-related P-loop ATPase — translated: MDADKLKTPYMYLQDPDYAKLIIVSLPETTPITEAAKLQDDLRRSGIEPYAWVANQSMSATVVNDPLLKQRAAAEIPLLEKMDKEHAERLYAIPWIPEDRVLERMLSNTNQKEKTI